A single genomic interval of Mycosarcoma maydis chromosome 8, whole genome shotgun sequence harbors:
- a CDS encoding uncharacterized protein (related to ataxin-3) codes for MSSLSPQQQLIEYIHHERQEAGSMLCAQHALNSLLQGQYYDASQLAQIATELDQLEATELGLSQADIAARDRSSLNMDDTGFFSASVLERALQVWGISISSWRSAEVRGRHSAPEREAAFVLNLDSHWFTIRSFGTTSQFWYNLNSFLAEPQWIGTNYLGTLLHTAESEGYSVFVVQASEGSAGQGLRESDADQIADHLPPPGAASSRIDSSSQSLGLRPATSSNRSTSPLRSAAKSGTSSTSLGLGDDEEDVDLQAALSASLVQHTTASGDPDTPSRSRVRQVRSGSDEGIAGGYSSMGETDADIDAIAPSRQRHRTGFPDPVDDDLRRAMEASLSSTSNQSCRASSSAQILVAESSSSSSASSRPVGRRKRRAQERQSGLSREDAIDLDNSRVDDSLSSDIEELEAPNLTHRSPFLSPAMAAANRNNADVEEIVDDDDELASDDDRADPFSLRGAPEASALIGPPQDRHYDDEDAELQAALAASLGDTEAAARFAAENPHYRAPSRRSEEQAPIPEDVDRIAKMREEARKKAREEQERQERLTRGEPVEEKQATSSTAAAAAAVANLGASHTGGASDADDDQDEDEESEAEQVSAEEMRRRRLARFG; via the coding sequence ATGTCGTCTTTGTcaccacagcagcagctcatcgAGTACATACATCATGAACGTCAAGAGGCCGGAAGCATGCTGTGCGCGCAGCACGCCCTCAATTCCCTCCTCCAAGGCCAATACTACGACGCTTCGCAACTAGCGCAGATTGCAaccgagctcgaccaacTCGAAGCAACCGAGCTCGGGCTCAGCCAAGCCGATATTGCAGCACGCGATCGCTCGAGCCTCAACATGGACGACACGGGCTTTTTCAGCGCATCTGTACTCGAGAGGGCACTTCAAGTGTGGGgcatctccatctccagTTGGCGTTCCGCTGAGGTGCGGGGCCGACACAGTGCTCCCGAGCGCGAGGCGGCGTTTGTGCTCAATCTCGACAGCCACTGGTTCACCATCCGTTCCTTTGGCACTACAAGCCAGTTTTGGTACAACCTCAACTCCTTCCTCGCAGAGCCACAGTGGATTGGCACCAACTATCTAGGCACCTTGCTGCATACAGCCGAGTCGGAGGGCTATTCGGTGTTTGTCGTTCAGGCCTCTGAGGGGAGTGCGGGACAGGGATTGCGTGAATCGGATGCGGACCAGATTGCAGATCACTTGCCACCACCAGGTGCCGCGTCGTCCAGAATTGATTCCAGCTCTCAAAGTCTTGGCCTTCGCCCTGCGACCAGTTCCAACCGCTCGACAAGTCCAttgcgcagcgcagcaaagTCAGGCACTTCATCAACCAGCTTGGGTCttggcgacgacgaagaagatgtCGATCTACAGGCAGCCCTCAGCGCCAGTCTGGTTCAGCACACCACTGCTTCTGGTGATCCCGACACACCAAGTCGATCTCGCGTTCGTCAGGTACGCAGCGGAAGCGACGAAGGTATCGCAGGAGGGTACAGCTCCATGGGCGAAACGGACGCCGACATTGACGCGATTGCACCATCAAGACAACGGCACCGTACAGGGTTCCCGGACCCAGTCGATGACGATCTGCGCAGAGCAATGGAGGCAAGTCTGTCGAGCACCTCGAATCAGTCTTGCAGAGCAAGCAGTTCAGCTCAGATTCTCGTCGccgagtcgtcgtcgtcatcttcaGCATCTTCTCGGCCAGTGGGTCGAAGgaagcgacgagctcaagaacgACAATCTGGTCTCTCACGCGAGGACGCAATCGATCTGGACAATTCTCGCGTTGACGACTCTCTCTCGAGCGATATCGAAGAACTCGAGGCTCCGAACCTGACACATCGCTCACCCTTTCTCAGTCCAGCCATGGCAGCTGCCAATCGAAACAACGCTGACGTCGAAGAGATtgtcgacgatgacgacgagcttgccagTGATGACGATCGCGCCGACCCTTTCAGCTTACGCGGTGCACCAGAAGCGAGCGCTCTCATTGGACCACCACAGGACAGGCACtatgacgacgaggatgccgaACTCCAAGCGGCGCTGGCTGCCAGTTTGGGCGATACAGAGGCAGCCGCCCGATTTGCAGCTGAAAACCCCCACTATCGCGCACCATCGAGGCGATCCGAGGAGCAAGCGCCGATTCCAGAAGATGTTGATCGAATCGCCAAAATGCGCGAGGAGGCACGAAAGAAAGCACGcgaggagcaagagagGCAGGAACGGCTGACCAGAGGCGAACCGGTAGAAGAGAAACAGGCGACGAGCtccactgctgctgctgctgctgctgttgcaaaCCTTGGGGCAAGCCATACAGGCGGCGCaagcgatgctgatgatgaccaagatgaagacgaagaaTCGGAAGCAGAACAAGTGAGCGCCGAAGAGATGCGCCGGCGTCGACTGGCCCGTTTCGGCTGA
- a CDS encoding putative nucleolar rRNA processing protein, translating into MHLMFTEDKDGKRIYTLKKKTVEGVITKSAHPARFSPDDKFSRHRVTIKKRFGILPTQLPAKPL; encoded by the exons ATGCATCTCATGTTCACAGAAGATAAG GATGGCAAGCGAATCTACACGCTCAAGAAAAAGACTGTCGAAGGCGTGATCACCAAGTCGGCCCATCctgctcgcttctcgcctGACGACAAATTTTCACGACACCGCGTTAcgatcaagaagcgcttTGGTATCCTGCCTACGCAGCTGCCCGCTAAGCCACTGTAA
- a CDS encoding uncharacterized protein (related to ERV25 - component of the COPII-coated vesicles), whose amino-acid sequence MIPPRSLGSTAALLLVLLFTTLASAIKFDLPSNAHPHTKCIWNYALSDSLVIVTASVVAKEPFDFSHQRVDIEVVDGSQHNNVYLSKKAIKGETRLAINTHSHADLGVCFKNTLTSKSGNQIPVVTIDLDVDIGADAVDYNAIANQESLSGLETEMRKLEAVANEIVNEMEYLKKRELRMADTNLSTNMRVTNFAILTLIALIALGVWQVFHLRGFFKRKYLID is encoded by the exons ATGATTCCACCACGTTCACTTGGCTCAACGgcagcgttgctgctcgtgcttctTTTCACTACGCTCGCCTCTGCCATCAAGTTCGATCTGCCCTCCAACGCACACCCCCACACAAAGTGCATCTGGAACTACGCACTTtccgactcgctcgtcatcgtaACCGCCTCGGTCGTTGCCAAAGAGCCGTTCGACTTCTCCCACCAACGCGTCGACATCGAAGTGGTCGACGGATCCCAACACAACAACGTCTACCTCTCCAAAAAAGCCATCAAAGGTGAAACGCGACTTGCAATCAACACGCATTCGCACGCCGATCTTGGGGTTTGCTTTAAAAACACACTAACGTCCAAGAGCGGCAATCAAATTCCGGTGGTCACCATCGATTTGGACGTCGACATTGGtgccgatgctgtcgaCTACAATGCGATCGCAAATCAGGAGAGCTTGAGTGGATTGGAAACCGAGATGCGCAAACTGGAAGCCGTAGCCAACGAAATCGTCAACGAGATGGAGTATCTCAAAAAGAGAGAGCTGAGAATGGCCGATACCAACC TATCAACCAACATGCGTGTTACCAACTTTGCCATCCTCACGCTGATCGCCTTGATCGCGCTCGGCGTCTGGCAAGTCTTCCACTTGAGAGGGTTTTTCAAACGCAAATACCTCATCGACTAA